A window of the Hordeum vulgare subsp. vulgare chromosome 5H, MorexV3_pseudomolecules_assembly, whole genome shotgun sequence genome harbors these coding sequences:
- the LOC123398790 gene encoding non-specific lipid transfer protein GPI-anchored 5-like — MAAGALSGSSILLAAALAAALLVASASAQSGCTTALVGLYPCMNYISGSDTAPTKSCCSQLGSVVQSQPQCLCSALGGDSSSLGGVTINKTRALELPMACNVQTPPASRCNGGGSAPSGATPDVQTPAGSGSKATPSAYLQENGGSSLRGTVGLVFVLAVAAVYAVAAVW; from the coding sequence ATGGCAGCGGGAGCATTGTCTGGCAGCAGCATCCTCCTGGCCGCGGCGCTGGCAGCGGCCCTGCTGGTGGCGTCGGCCTCGGCGCAGTCCGGATGCACGACCGCGCTCGTCGGGCTGTACCCGTGCATGAACTACATCAGCGGCAGCGACACGGCGCCCACAAAGTCCTGCTGCTCGCAGCTCGGCTCCGTGGTGCAGTCCCAGCCGCAGTGCCTCTGCAGCGCCCTCGGCGGCGACTCGTCGTCGCTGGGCGGCGTGACCATCAACAAGACGCGCGCGCTCGAGCTCCCCATGGCGTGCAACGTGCAGACCCCGCCGGCGAGCAGGTGCAACGGTGGTGGCAGTGCTCCGAGCGGCGCCACGCCGGATGTGCAGACACCGGCCGGCTCAGGATCAAAGGCCACGCCGTCGGCGTACCTGCAAGAGAACGGCGGCTCGTCACTCCGGGGCACGGTGGGCTTGGTGTTCGTGCTGGCGGTTGCTGCAGTCTACGCCGTGGCCGCCGTGTGGTGA
- the LOC123398791 gene encoding non-specific lipid transfer protein GPI-anchored 5-like — protein MAAGALSGSSILLAAALAAALLVASASAQSGCTTALVGLYPCMNYISGSDTAPTKSCCSQLGSVVQSQPQCLCSALGGDSSSLGGVTINKTRALELPMACNVQTPPASRCNGGGSAPGAATPEVQTPAGSGSKATPSAYLQENGGSSLRGTVGLVFVLAVAAVCAA, from the coding sequence ATGGCAGCGGGAGCATTGTCTGGCAGCAGCATCCTCCTGGCCGCGGCGCTGGCAGCGGCCCTGCTGGTGGCGTCGGCCTCGGCGCAGTCCGGATGCACGACCGCGCTCGTCGGGCTGTACCCGTGCATGAACTACATCAGCGGCAGCGACACGGCGCCCACAAAGTCCTGCTGCTCGCAGCTCGGCTCCGTGGTGCAGTCCCAGCCGCAGTGCCTCTGCAGCGCCCTCGGCGGCGACTCGTCGTCGCTGGGCGGCGTGACCATCAACAAGACGCGCGCGCTCGAGCTCCCCATGGCGTGCAACGTGCAGACCCCGCCGGCGAGCAGGTGCAACGGTGGAGGCAGTGCTCCTGGCGCCGCCACGCCGGAGGTGCAGACACCGGCCGGCTCGGGGTCGAAGGCGACGCCGTCGGCGTACCTGCAGGAGAACGGCGGTTCGTCTCTCCGGGGCACGGTGGGCTTGGTGTTCGTGCTGGCGGTTGCTGCGGTCTGCGCCGCGTAG
- the LOC123398792 gene encoding non-specific lipid transfer protein GPI-anchored 5-like: MSSSSSILLAAAVAAALLVATASAQSGCTAALVGLYPCMNYISGSDAAPTKSCCSQLSSVVQSQPQCLCSALGGDSSSLGGMTINKTRALELPKACNVQTPPASKCNGGGSAPGAATPTTPEVQTPAGSGSKTTPSAYLQENGGASLQGPACLVFALAAAAALYAVSAV; this comes from the coding sequence ATGTCAAGCAGCAGCAGTATCCTCCTGGCCGCGGCGGTAGCGGCAGCCCTGCTGGTGGCGACGGCGTCGGCGCAGTCCGGGTGCACGGCGGCGCTCGTCGGGCTGTACCCGTGCATGAACTACATCAGCGGCAGCGACGCGGCGCCCACCAAGTCCTGCTGCTCGCAGCTGAGCTCCGTGGTGCAGTCCCAGCCGCAGTGCCTCTGCAGCGCGCTCGGCGGCGACTCCTCGTCACTGGGCGGCATGACCATCAACAAGACGCGCGCGCTCGAGCTCCCCAAGGCGTGCAACGTGCAGACCCCGCCGGCGAGCAAGTGCAACGGTGGCGGCAGTGCTCCTGGCGCCGCCACACCGACCACGCCCGAGGTGCAGACACCGGCCGGCTCTGGATCCAAGACGACCCCGTCGGCCTACCTGCAGGAGAACGGCGGCGCGTCACTCCAGGGCCCGGCTTGCCTGGTGTTCGcgctagctgctgctgctgcgctctATGCCGTGTCCGCCGTGTAG